One window of the Camelina sativa cultivar DH55 chromosome 1, Cs, whole genome shotgun sequence genome contains the following:
- the LOC104778415 gene encoding beta-fructofuranosidase, insoluble isoenzyme CWINV5-like has product MVWCNRAIFLLISLFLAENALAVLDALHNVPNHIKNQPYRTGYHFQAPKNWMNDPNGPMVYKGIYHLFYQWNPHGALMEVNDTVWGHATSTDLINWITHSPAIKPSRPSDINGCWSGSVTILPNGKPVLLYTGNDRYNRQVQNLAIPKNLTDPYLRHWTKSPENPLVTPGDANHINSTAFRDPTTAWLGRDGRWRITTGSQDGRRGLAILHTSRDFVRWKQSPKPLHYHDGTGMWECPDFFPVARTDSRGVDTTAFNGKMVKHVLKVSLTDTFHDYYTIGTYDQVRDVYVPDNGFVQDETAPRYDYGKFYASKTFYDSVYQRRILWGWVNESSTDKDIVNMGWAGLQAIPRKIWLDESGKSLVQWPVKEIERLRTTQVKWGNKVLKGGGSVMEVHGVTASQADVEVFFKVSGLDLEKADVIEPGWTDPQLICSQKNASLVKSGLGPFGLMVLASKNLEEYTSVYLRIFKARENSKEHVVVMCSDQSRSSLEKGNDKTPYGAFVDVSPYQTISLRTLIDNSIVESFGGKGKACITSRVYPKLATGKRTHLFAFNKGSQSVNVLRLSAWSMKSTL; this is encoded by the exons ATGGTTTGGTGTAACAGAGCCATTTTCTTGTTAATCTCGTTGTTTCTTGCTGAAAATGCTCTTGCTGTTCTTGATGCCTTGCACAACGTCCCCAATCATATCAAGAACCAACCTTACCGAACCGGTTATCACTTCCAGGCCCCAAAAAATTGGATGAACG ATCCTAACG GGCCTATGGTATACAAAGGAATCTACCATCTATTTTACCAATGGAACCCACACGGCGCCCTTATGGAAGTTAACGACACTGTATGGGGTCACGCAACATCAACGGATcttatcaattggatcacacATTCTCCAGCCATCAAACCATCTCGACCGTCCGATATTAACGGATGCTGGTCCGGCTCCGTCACGATTCTCCCTAATGGCAAACCCGTACTTCTCTACACAGGCAACGACCGTTACAACCGTCAGGTCCAAAACCTAGCCATACCCAAAAACCTAACCGATCCATATCTCCGGCACTGGACAAAATCTCCGGAAAATCCCCTCGTGACACCTGGCGACGCCAACCACATCAACTCCACCGCGTTTCGCGACCCAACCACCGCGTGGCTAGGCCGTGATGGTCGATGGCGTATAACCACGGGAAGCCAAGACGGTCGCCGAGGGTTAGCGATTCTACACACGAGCCGAGATTTCGTGAGGTGGAAGCAATCTCCAAAGCCTCTACATTACCACGACGGCACTGGGATGTGGGAGTGCCCTGATTTTTTCCCGGTGGCGAGAACTGATTCACGCGGCGTCGATACGACGGCGTTTAATGGGAAGATGGTGAAACACGTGCTTAAAGTGAGCTTAACAGATACGTTTCATGATTACTACACGATTGGAACGTACGACCAAGTGAGAGATGTCTACGTACCGGACAATGGTTTTGTTCAGGATGAAACGGCTCCGAGATACGACTACGGCAAGTTTTACGCCTCAAAGACGTTTTACGACTCGGTTTACCAACGGAGGATTTTGTGGGGTTGGGTTAACGAGTCGTCGACGGATAAGGACATTGTCAATATGGGTTGGGCCGGTTTACAG GCTATTCCTAGGAAAATATGGCTTGATGAATCAGGAAAGAGTTTGGTGCAATGGCCAGTTAAAGAAATAGAGAGGTTACGTACAACGCAAGTCAAGTGGGGCAACAAAGTTTTGAAAGGAGGAGGATCGGTCATGGAGGTTCATGGAGTCACAGCTTCACAAGCAGATGTGGAGGTTTTCTTTAAAGTGAGTGGTTTAGACTTAGAGAAAGCAGATGTGATTGAACCAGGTTGGACCGACCCGCAGTTGATTTGCAGCCAGAAGAATGCATCGTTGgttaagtccggtttaggtccaTTTGGTTTGATGGTACTGGCTTCCAAGAACTTGGAAGAGTACACATCAGTGTATCTCAGAATCTTCAAAGCTCGTGAGAATAGTAAGGAGCATGTGGTGGTCATGTGCAGTGACCAAAGCAGATCAAGTTTAGAGAAAGGAAATGATAAAACACCGTATGGTGCTTTTGTGGATGTCTCTCCTTATCAAACAATCTCTCTCAGGACTTTG ATTGATAATTCAATAGTGGAGAGCTTTGGTGGGAAAGGGAAAGCATGTATTACCTCAAGAGTTTATCCAAAATTGGCAACAGGAAAAAGAACACATCTCTTTGCTTTTAACAAGGGATCTCAGAGTGTTAATGTTTTAAGACTAAGTGCTTGGAGCATGAAGTCTACTCTCTAA
- the LOC104778425 gene encoding nucleosome assembly protein 1;4-like: MSSEENITSIKTDNNGGDSSDLSTVPALDLSPEGFAFLDDLKNLKRTFDLKTLSPKVTKRVLYLKDIQVEHDELEGKFLAEKAALEATYDNLYKPLFAKRYEIVNGMVEAEADKEGVPNFWLIAMKTNEMLANEITERDEAALKYLKDIRSCRVEDKSRNFKLEFHFDPNPYFKNSVLSKTYHVTDEDGPVLEKVIGTDIEWCPGKCLTHTVVVKKKTMKGSKKINNIPMTKTETCESFFNFFKPPEIPEIDEVDDYDDVDTIMTEELQNLMDQDYDIAVTIRDKLIPHAVSWFTGEALVDEDDSDGDNDDDDDDDDEKSD; this comes from the exons ATCTTTCTCCGGAGGGTTTTGCTTTTCTTGATGATCTTAAG AACCTAAAGCGAACCTTTGATCTGAAAACACTCTCTCCGAAAGTTACCAAACGTGTTCTGTACCTCAAGGACATTCAG GTTGAACACGATGAACTCGAAGGGAAGTTTCTTGCGGAAAAAGCTGCATTGGAGGCAACATACGATAATCTTTACAAACCGCTTTTTGCTAAG AGATATGAAATTGTGAATGGTATGGTTGAAGCTGAAGCAGATAAAGAAGGAGTGCCTAATTTCTGGTTGATTGCAATGAAAACCAACGAAATGCTCGCAAATGAG ATAACTGAAAGAGATGAGGCAGCATTGAAGTATCTTAAAGACATCAGATCTTGCAGAGTTGAAGACAAGTCAAGAAATTTCAAGCTTGAGTTTCACTTTGACCCTAATCCTTACTTCAAGAACTCGGTTCTCTCTAAAACTTACCATGTGACCGATGAAGATGGTCCTGTTCTTGAGAAAGTGATTGG AACGGACATAGAATGGTGTCCAGGTAAATGTTTGACTCATACGGTTgttgtgaagaagaaaacaatgaaagGGTCAAAGAAGATCAACAACATCCCCATGACCAAAACTGAAACCTGTGAgagtttctttaatttcttcaagCCACCTGAGATTCCTGAGATTGATGAAGTTGACGATTACGATGATGTTGATACTATTATG ACAGAAGAACTCCAAAACCTGATGGACCAAGACTATGACATTGC TGTGACAATCCGAGATAAACTGATCCCTCATGCAGTTTCATGGTTTACTGGAGAGGCTcttgttgatgaagatgattctgatggtgataatgatgatgatgatgatgatgatgatgagaagagtGACTAG